Proteins from a genomic interval of Numenius arquata chromosome 18, bNumArq3.hap1.1, whole genome shotgun sequence:
- the LOC141473402 gene encoding eosinophil peroxidase-like has protein sequence MAEDLLHSSLGVKLRITLLGSIITLCFVGPMDSSLKTEDSKVLSDSSLLSSINEAKQLVDTAYLLARKSLKKILEEKVVNPMDFLKHLKDPVGRTRSAVRAADYLETTLKLLKKKLHLSGKWRFNVTDLLDRKQKEVISKETGCDYQIRSIKCPKCDIYRTITGECNNRKRSYLGSSNCAFARWLPAVYEDGVSVPRGASEEKLYNGFPLPLVRKVSNEIARTANKNITQDQELSLVFTQWGQWVNHDIDLAPASGAGMSPELHCDCAFKSPCFPIKFPPDDPRMLRSNSCMPFIQSASVCNPRTFTREQINAVSSFIDASTVYGSQESVAKSIRNQTNQLGLMAVNQNFTDVGLELLPFENKTKSVCVLTNKSMNIPCFKAGDKRVTENLGLSALHTVFLREHNRLVTELRKLNPHWDGEKLYQESRKIVIAIIQKITYRDYLPLLLGEETSKWIPLYSGYKEKVDPTVSNVFSLAFRFGHTSVQPFVSRLDDSFQPLGALSHVPLHLTFCASWRIIMEGGIDPLIRGMVVDHAKLMKQNQLLVEELQNHLFEQTEIMGLDLAALNMQRGRDHGLPGYNAWRGFCGLSQPQNLDEFSEVLGNSKLAKKFMELYGTPDNIDLWIGAIAEPFVPQGRVGPLLACIIGTQFRNLRDGDRFWWENPGVFTPQQLRALRKISLSMVICDNTRINKIPRDVFKVNSYPENFIDCHEINTLDLSPWKDEPGSDTKVSNPARQASLGNS, from the exons ATGGCAG AAGATTTATTGCATTCCTCTCTAGGCGTAAAACTGAGAATTACTCTCTTAGGATCCATCATCACTCTCTGCTTTGTTGGGCCAATGGACTCCTCATTAAAGA cAGAGGACTCAAAAGTGCTATCGGACTCCTCTCTTCTGAGCAGCATTAATGAAGCCAAGCAGCTGGTAGACACAGCATATTTGCTTGCCCGAAAAAG CTTAAAGAAAATACTAGAGGAAAAGGTTGTCAACCCAATGGATTTCCTGAAGCACTTAAAGGACCCAGTAGGAAGAACCAGATCTGCAGTCCGCGCTGCCGATTACTTGGAAACTACTTTGAAACTCCTCAAAAAAAAGCTGCATCTCTCTGGAAAATGGAGGTTCAATGTTACAG ACCTACtagacagaaaacagaaggagGTGATTTCCAAAGAAACGGGCTGTGACTATCAGATTCGTTCCATTAAATGCCCAAAGTGTGACATTTACCGAACCATCACTGGAGAGTGCAACAACAG GAAGCGTTCTTATCTGGGATCCTCGAACTGTGCCTTTGCTCGCTGGCTCCCAGCAGTGTATGAAGATGGAGTGTCTGTTCCCAGAGGAGCAAGCGAAGAAAAGCTGTACAATGGATTTCCACTCCCGCTG GTTCGAAAAGTGTCAAATGAAATTGCTCGCACGGCCAACAAGAACATCACTCAAGATCAAGAGCTCTCTCTTGTCTTCACGCAGTGGGGCCAGTGGGTCAACCACGACATAGACTTAGCCCCTGCCAGCGGTGCAGGAATGAGCCCAGAGCTTCACTGCGATTGTGCCTTCAAGTCCCCTTGCTTCCCAATTAAG TTTCCCCCCGATGACCCACGGATGCTGAGGTCAAACTCCTGCATGCCGTTCATCCAGTCGGCGTCTGTGTGCAATCCCAGGACGTTCACTCGTGAGCAGATCAACGCCGTCAGCTCCTTCATCGATGCCAGCACGGTGTATGGCAGCCAAGAGTCCGTGGCAAAGAGTATTAGAAATCAGACCAACCAGCTGGGTTTGATGGCTGTGAACCAGAATTTTACCGATGTGGGGCTGGAATTATTGCCCTTTGAGAACAAAACGAAAAGTGTTTGTGTTCTCACCAACAAGAGCATGAACATCCCCTGTTTTAAAGCAG gTGACAAACGGGTAACTGAAAACCTGGGACTTTCTGCACTGCACACTGTCTTTCTACGAGAACACAACCGCCTGGTTACAGAGCTGAGGAAATTAAATCCTCACTGGGATGGAGAAAAGCTTTACCAAGAGAGTCGGAAGATTGTCATTGCCATAATCCAG aaaataacatACAGAGATTACCTCCCACTTCTGCTTGGGGAGGAGACCAGCAAGTGGATCCCTTTGTACAGTGGCTACAAGGAGAAAGTGGATCCTACAGTCTCAAATGTTTTTTCCCTGGCTTTCCGATTTGGTCATACATCAGTACAGCCTTTTGTATCCCGTTTGGATGACAGTTTCCAGCCTTTGGGTGCACTCTCCCACGTCCCTCTTCATTTGACCTTTTGTGCTTCGTGGAGAATTATAATGGAAG GTGGCATTGACCCACTGATACGGGGCATGGTGGTTGATCACGCGAAACTGATGAAACAGAATCAACTACTTGTTGAGGAGCTCCAGAACCACCTTTTTGAACAGACAGAGATAATGGGTCTGGATCTAGCAGCCCTGAACATGCAACGGGGAAGAGACCATGGCCTTCCAG GTTACAATGCCTGGAGGGGCTTCTGTGGGCTCTCCCAGCCTCAAAACTTAGATGAGTTTTCTGAGGTGTTAGGCAATTCCAAACTGGCCAAGAAGTTCATGGAGTTGTACGGGACACCAGACAATATTGACCTCTGGATTGGGGCAATTGCAGAACCCTTTGTTCCCCAGGGCAGAGTTGGACCCCTCCTGGCCTGCATCATCGGCACCCAGTTCAGGAACCTGCGTGATGGGGACAG ATTCTGGTGGGAGAATCCGGGGGTTTTCACTCCGCAGCAATTACGTGCACTAAGAAAAATCTCACTTTCGATGGTGATCTGTGACAATACTCGTATCAACAAGATACCCAGGGATGTGTTCAAGGTCAACAGTTATCCTGAGAACTTCATTGACTGTCATGAGATCAACACGCTTGACCTCTCACCCTGGAAAGATGAGCCTGGGAGTGACACAAAAG TTTCTAATCCTGCTCGTCAGGCCAGCCTTGGAAACTCCTGA